In one Silene latifolia isolate original U9 population chromosome 10, ASM4854445v1, whole genome shotgun sequence genomic region, the following are encoded:
- the LOC141605656 gene encoding histone deacetylase 19-like, giving the protein MDISGGNSLPSGPDGVKRKVSYFYDPEVGNYYYGQGHPMKPHRIRMTHALLAHYGLLQHMQVFKPVPARDRDLCRFHADDYVAFLRSITPETQQDQLRQLKRFNVGEDCPVFDGLYSFCQTYAGGSVGGAVKLNHGYCDIAINWAGGLHHAKKCEASGFCYVNDIVLAILELLKTHQRVLYVDIDIHHGDGVEEAFYTTDRVMTVSFHKFGDYFPGTGDIRDVGYGKGKYYSLNVPLDDGIDDDSYQSLFKPIMGKVMEVFKPGAVVLQCGADSLSGDRLGCFNLSIRGHAECVKYMRSFNVPLLLVGGGGYTIRNVARCWCYETGVALGMELDDSMPQHEYFEYFGPDYTLHVAPSNMENKNSRPMLEEIRSKLLDYLSKLQHAPSVAFMDRPPETELQEEDEDQQDPDQRWDPDSEMEVDEDRPISIRGRVKREIMEPDLKDPEDVKEPVEHARDMDISFITGNTTLKAPNVGVDHPDTSVKMEHGNSSKLPDQAADMNS; this is encoded by the exons ATGGACATAAGCGGTGGTAATTCGTTACCATCTGGGCCGGATGGGGTGAAGCGTAAAGTATCATATTTCTATGATCCAGAAGTCGGAAACTATTACTATGGACAAGGTCATCCTATGAAGCCACATAGAATTCGTATGACACACGCCCTCTTGGCTCACTACGGGCTGCTTCAACATATGCAAGTGTTTAAGCCTGTCCCTGCTAGAGATAGAGATCTTTGTAGGTTCCATGCCGATGATTATGTGGCCTTCCTTAGGAGCATTACCCCAGAAACACAACAGGATCAGCTGAGGCAATTGAAGAGATTTAATGTCGGAGAAGACTGCCCTGTGTTCGATGGCCTTTACTCTTTTTGTCAAACTTACGCTGGAGGCTCAGTTGGTGGTGCTGTGAAATTGAATCATGGGTATTGTGACATTGCTATCAATTGGGCTGGTGGCTTGCACCACGCAAAAAAGTGTGAGGCATCTGGTTTCTGCTACGTGAACGACATTGTATTGGCAATTTTGGAACTTCTTAAGACGCACCAG CGAGTCTTATATGTGGATATTGATATCCATCATGGTGATGGTGTGGAAGAGGCCTTTTATACTACAGATAGGGTCATGACAGTATCTTTCCACAAGTTTGGGGATTACTTTCCTGGTACAGGAGACATCAGAGATGTTGGGTATGGAAAGGGGAAATACTATTCTCTCAATGTGCCACTAGATGATGGGATTGATGACGACAGCTATCAGTCCTTATTCAAGCCTATCATGGGAAAAGTGATGGAGGTTTTTAAGCCTGGAGCTGTGGTTCTGCAATGTGGTGCTGATTCACTGTCAGGTGATAGATTGGGGTGTTTCAACCTCTCCATCAGAGGTCATGCAGAGTGTGTCAAGTATATGAGGTCCTTCAATGTCCCACTATTGTTGGTCGGTGGCGGTGGATACACCATAAGAAATGTGGCACGCTGCTGGTGTTATGAG ACTGGGGTTGCTCTAGGTATGGAGCTTGATGATAGTATGCCGCAACACGAGTATTTTGAGTACTTTGGTCCTGACTATACTCTTCACGTTGCTCCAAGTAACATGGAAAACAAGAATTCACGACCAATGTTGGAAGAAATTAGATCAAAGCTTCTAGATTATCTCTCAAAACTACAGCATGCTCCAAGCGTTGCGTTTATGGACCGTCCACCTGAAACTGAGCTTCAGGAG GAAGATGAAGATCAGCAAGATCCAGATCAAAGATGGGATCCGGACTCTGaaatggaggttgatgaagaCCG TCCGATTTCTATCCGGGGCCGAGTAAAGAGAGAGATCATGGAGCCTGACCTTAAAGATCCT GAGGATGTGAAAGAACCCGTGGAACATGCTAGAGACATGGATATTTCTTTCATCACAGGGAATACcactttgaag GCTCCAAACGTAGGAGTAGATCATCCAGACACTTCCGTGAAAATGGAGCACGGCAATTCGAGCAAGCTTCCTGATCAAGCAGCTGATATGAACTCGTGA